Proteins co-encoded in one Strix uralensis isolate ZFMK-TIS-50842 chromosome 2, bStrUra1, whole genome shotgun sequence genomic window:
- the GPM6B gene encoding neuronal membrane glycoprotein M6-b isoform X6: protein MGCFECCIKCLGGVPYASLVATILCFSGVALFCGCGHVALTGTVSILEQHFSTTVSDHALLSEVIQLMQYVIYGIASFFFLYGIILLAEGFYTTSAVKELHGEFKTTACGRCISGMFVFLTYVLGVAWLGVFGFSAVPVFMFYNIWSTCEVIKSLQTNVTVPGDQICVDIRQYGIIPWNAVPGKACGPILENICNTNEFYMSYHLFIVACAGAGATVIALIHFLMILSSNWAYLKDASKMQAYQDIKAKEEQELQDIQSRSKEQLNSYT, encoded by the exons GTTGCTTTGAATGTTGCATTAAGTGCCTAGGAGGAGTGCCATATGCTTCACTCGTGGCAACCATTCTCTGCTTCTCGGGGGTAGCGTTGTTTTGTGGCTGTGGCCATGTGGCACTCACGGGAACTGTGTCTATCCTCGAGCAGCACTTCTCCACGACTGTCAGCGACCATGCTTTGCTGAGTGAAGT aaTACAGCTAATGCAATATGTAATTTATGGCATTgcatcatttttcttcttatatgGAATAATCCTTTTGGCAGAAGGTTTTTATACAACAAGTGCTGTGAAGGAGCTGCATGGAGAGTTCAAAACGACAGCTTGTGGCCGCTGCATCAGTGGAATG TTTGTTTTCCTCACCTATGTGCTTGGAGTGGCCTGGCTTGGGGTCTTTGGCTTCTCTGCTGTGCCTGTCTTTATGTTCTATAACATATGGTCAACTTGCGAAGTCATCAAATCTCTTCAGACAAATGTGACAGTTCCAGGGGACCAGATCTGCGTGGATATCAGGCAATACG GTATTATCCCTTGGAATGCTGTACCTGGCAAAGCCTGTGGTCCGATTTTAGAGAACATCTGCAACACGAATGAG TTCTACATGTCTTACCACCTGTTCATTGTGGCTTGTGCTGGAGCTGGTGCCACTGTCATAGCATTG ATCCACTTCCTCATGATACTGTCTTCTAACTGGGCCTACTTAAAGGATGCAAGCAAAATGCAGGCCTACCAAGATATCAAAGCAAAAGAAGAGCAGGAGCTTCAGGATATCCAGTCTCGGTCAAAAGAGCAACTCAATTCTTACACATAA
- the GPM6B gene encoding neuronal membrane glycoprotein M6-b isoform X4, which produces MKPAMETAAEENAEQSQEKKGCFECCIKCLGGVPYASLVATILCFSGVALFCGCGHVALTGTVSILEQHFSTTVSDHALLSEVIQLMQYVIYGIASFFFLYGIILLAEGFYTTSAVKELHGEFKTTACGRCISGMFVFLTYVLGVAWLGVFGFSAVPVFMFYNIWSTCEVIKSLQTNVTVPGDQICVDIRQYGIIPWNAVPGKACGPILENICNTNEFYMSYHLFIVACAGAGATVIALIHFLMILSSNWAYLKDASKMQAYQDIKAKEEQELQDIQSRSKEQLNSYT; this is translated from the exons GTTGCTTTGAATGTTGCATTAAGTGCCTAGGAGGAGTGCCATATGCTTCACTCGTGGCAACCATTCTCTGCTTCTCGGGGGTAGCGTTGTTTTGTGGCTGTGGCCATGTGGCACTCACGGGAACTGTGTCTATCCTCGAGCAGCACTTCTCCACGACTGTCAGCGACCATGCTTTGCTGAGTGAAGT aaTACAGCTAATGCAATATGTAATTTATGGCATTgcatcatttttcttcttatatgGAATAATCCTTTTGGCAGAAGGTTTTTATACAACAAGTGCTGTGAAGGAGCTGCATGGAGAGTTCAAAACGACAGCTTGTGGCCGCTGCATCAGTGGAATG TTTGTTTTCCTCACCTATGTGCTTGGAGTGGCCTGGCTTGGGGTCTTTGGCTTCTCTGCTGTGCCTGTCTTTATGTTCTATAACATATGGTCAACTTGCGAAGTCATCAAATCTCTTCAGACAAATGTGACAGTTCCAGGGGACCAGATCTGCGTGGATATCAGGCAATACG GTATTATCCCTTGGAATGCTGTACCTGGCAAAGCCTGTGGTCCGATTTTAGAGAACATCTGCAACACGAATGAG TTCTACATGTCTTACCACCTGTTCATTGTGGCTTGTGCTGGAGCTGGTGCCACTGTCATAGCATTG ATCCACTTCCTCATGATACTGTCTTCTAACTGGGCCTACTTAAAGGATGCAAGCAAAATGCAGGCCTACCAAGATATCAAAGCAAAAGAAGAGCAGGAGCTTCAGGATATCCAGTCTCGGTCAAAAGAGCAACTCAATTCTTACACATAA
- the GPM6B gene encoding neuronal membrane glycoprotein M6-b isoform X5: MRGALSHVEQHAFGHLQDGCFECCIKCLGGVPYASLVATILCFSGVALFCGCGHVALTGTVSILEQHFSTTVSDHALLSEVIQLMQYVIYGIASFFFLYGIILLAEGFYTTSAVKELHGEFKTTACGRCISGMFVFLTYVLGVAWLGVFGFSAVPVFMFYNIWSTCEVIKSLQTNVTVPGDQICVDIRQYGIIPWNAVPGKACGPILENICNTNEFYMSYHLFIVACAGAGATVIALIHFLMILSSNWAYLKDASKMQAYQDIKAKEEQELQDIQSRSKEQLNSYT; this comes from the exons GTTGCTTTGAATGTTGCATTAAGTGCCTAGGAGGAGTGCCATATGCTTCACTCGTGGCAACCATTCTCTGCTTCTCGGGGGTAGCGTTGTTTTGTGGCTGTGGCCATGTGGCACTCACGGGAACTGTGTCTATCCTCGAGCAGCACTTCTCCACGACTGTCAGCGACCATGCTTTGCTGAGTGAAGT aaTACAGCTAATGCAATATGTAATTTATGGCATTgcatcatttttcttcttatatgGAATAATCCTTTTGGCAGAAGGTTTTTATACAACAAGTGCTGTGAAGGAGCTGCATGGAGAGTTCAAAACGACAGCTTGTGGCCGCTGCATCAGTGGAATG TTTGTTTTCCTCACCTATGTGCTTGGAGTGGCCTGGCTTGGGGTCTTTGGCTTCTCTGCTGTGCCTGTCTTTATGTTCTATAACATATGGTCAACTTGCGAAGTCATCAAATCTCTTCAGACAAATGTGACAGTTCCAGGGGACCAGATCTGCGTGGATATCAGGCAATACG GTATTATCCCTTGGAATGCTGTACCTGGCAAAGCCTGTGGTCCGATTTTAGAGAACATCTGCAACACGAATGAG TTCTACATGTCTTACCACCTGTTCATTGTGGCTTGTGCTGGAGCTGGTGCCACTGTCATAGCATTG ATCCACTTCCTCATGATACTGTCTTCTAACTGGGCCTACTTAAAGGATGCAAGCAAAATGCAGGCCTACCAAGATATCAAAGCAAAAGAAGAGCAGGAGCTTCAGGATATCCAGTCTCGGTCAAAAGAGCAACTCAATTCTTACACATAA
- the GPM6B gene encoding neuronal membrane glycoprotein M6-b isoform X7, which yields MKPAMETAAEENAEQSQEKKGCFECCIKCLGGVPYASLVATILCFSGVALFCGCGHVALTGTVSILEQHFSTTVSDHALLSEVIQLMQYVIYGIASFFFLYGIILLAEGFYTTSAVKELHGEFKTTACGRCISGMFVFLTYVLGVAWLGVFGFSAVPVFMFYNIWSTCEVIKSLQTNVTVPGDQICVDIRQYGIIPWNAVPGKACGPILENICNTNEFYMSYHLFIVACAGAGATVIALLIYMMATTYNYAVLKFKSREDCCTKF from the exons GTTGCTTTGAATGTTGCATTAAGTGCCTAGGAGGAGTGCCATATGCTTCACTCGTGGCAACCATTCTCTGCTTCTCGGGGGTAGCGTTGTTTTGTGGCTGTGGCCATGTGGCACTCACGGGAACTGTGTCTATCCTCGAGCAGCACTTCTCCACGACTGTCAGCGACCATGCTTTGCTGAGTGAAGT aaTACAGCTAATGCAATATGTAATTTATGGCATTgcatcatttttcttcttatatgGAATAATCCTTTTGGCAGAAGGTTTTTATACAACAAGTGCTGTGAAGGAGCTGCATGGAGAGTTCAAAACGACAGCTTGTGGCCGCTGCATCAGTGGAATG TTTGTTTTCCTCACCTATGTGCTTGGAGTGGCCTGGCTTGGGGTCTTTGGCTTCTCTGCTGTGCCTGTCTTTATGTTCTATAACATATGGTCAACTTGCGAAGTCATCAAATCTCTTCAGACAAATGTGACAGTTCCAGGGGACCAGATCTGCGTGGATATCAGGCAATACG GTATTATCCCTTGGAATGCTGTACCTGGCAAAGCCTGTGGTCCGATTTTAGAGAACATCTGCAACACGAATGAG TTCTACATGTCTTACCACCTGTTCATTGTGGCTTGTGCTGGAGCTGGTGCCACTGTCATAGCATTG CTGATCTACATGATGGCTACTACATATAACTATGCTGTTTTGAAGTTTAAGAGTCGGGAAGATTGCTGCACTAAATTCTAA